In Weissella tructae, the DNA window TCTAATTGATAAAAAAATACCCGGTCATGCGTTTAATTAACTAAACGCATGACCGGGTATTTTTATGTGAAGGTGGTGACGGGAGTCGAACCCGCGATCACGGTTTTGCAGACCACTGCCTTACCACTTGGCTACACCACCACAACAAGTCTCTATTATATAAGAAAAGGCACGTAGATGCAATGCATTTAGATGGGCAAGTCTGTGTAGTTTGAACAACTTTTTTAAAACTTTATCCACAAAAGGCTTGCAATGTAGGGTTATGCTAGGTATAATAATTTTTGTTGTTAAAGTTGATTTAGCAATAAAACATGTATATGGACGTTTAGCTCAGCTGGGAGAGCACCTGCCTTACAAGCAGGGGGTCACAGGTTCGATCCCTGTAACGTCCACTTTGGTCGCATGGTCTAGGTGGTTAGGACGCCTGCCTGTCACGCAGGAGATCACGGGTTCGAGTCCCGTTGTGACCGTAGTAATACATGGCGCGATAGCTCAGTTGGTAGAGCATACGATTGAAGCTCGTAGTGTCGACGGTTCGATTCCGCCTCGCGCCATTTGCAATCTAACGATTGCCTTTAGGGGTATAGTTTAACGGTAGAACGACGGTCTCCAAAACCGTTGGTGTGGGTTCGATTCCCTCTACCCCTGCTTGTATTATTATGGCGGTTGTGGTGAAGTTGGTTAACACACTGGTTTGTGGTTCCAGCATGCGCGGGTTCGAGTCCCGTCAATCGCCCTTTGAAACATTGTTTCATTATTGATTATTATTGGTATTTGCCGTTGTGGCGGAACTGGTAGACGCGCTGGACTCAAAATCCAGTTCCCGCAAGGGAGTGTGGGTTCGATTCCCACCGACGGCATTCCTAGATTTTATAATCTGGATAGCACGTACCGAATAATCAAATTGCCGTTGTGGCGGAACTGGTAGACGCGCTGGACTCAAAATCCAGTTCTCGCAAGAGAGTGTGGGTTCGATTCCCACCGACGGCATTCCGTAAACAGCTAGTTGAGAAATCAACTAGCTGTTTTTTTGTTTAAATTTTATAAGATACAACAGGCTAATAAGATGTAAAAAAAGACGTAATCATCAATTGATGATTACGTCTTTTTGATTAGCGTGAGCGAACCTTAGAAAGCGTCCAGTCAACCAAGCTAAGTACTAGGTAGATAACTCCACCAAGTAGAATACCGTCACTAATTGAGTGTGTTAATGGCATTCCTAGAACAATCAAGAAAGCAGATGCTGCAATCTTGAAATTGCTCCAGTCAATTTCTTTTAGGTTACCAAGCATCAAAACTCCGACAACGATTAGAGCGCTAGCAGTAATGTGTGGTGTGATAACAGTTAGTAATGGTGAGAAGAATAGTGATAGTCCGAATAATCCGGCCACAACTACAGAAGTCAAACCAGTACGTCCACCAGCAGAAACACCGGCTGTTGATTCAACGAACGCAGTGGCTGGAGATGTTCCAAAGATTGATGATGATAAGTTACCCAATGAGCTAGCAAACAATGACTTGTTTGTGCCACGGTCTGACTTCATCGCTCCTTGGACACCAAGGATTGTTCCTGTTGTATCAAAGAATGGTACTAGGAAGAACGTGATTACGATTGGTAAGATGTGCCAATTCATAACGTCTGGTAGGTGTGTAACGGCTTGTCCGAACGTTGGTGCCATACTTGGAACAGATGATACCAATGTTGTTGGTTGTTGAATAAGACCTGTGAATAGCCCGATAAGAGCTGTGATAAGCATTCCGACGAAGATTGCTCCAGGGATGCGATAGTAGAACAATGTAAAGCTGATTAGAATACCTGCGATTGTCAAAAGTGACAATGGGGCAGTCAAATCACCCAATGTTGTAAATGTTGCTGGATCAGCAACGATTAGGCCACTTCCAGTCAATCCGATTGTGGCAATCAATAGTCCGATTCCGGCACTAATGGCAGCCTTCAAATCAGAAGGGAAGATATTGATAATCCAGTCACGTGCAGGCGTTAACACGACGATCGTGTAAAGAATACCAGCCAATAACATGGCGCTTAGAGCTTCTTGCCAGCTGTATCCTTGTTGGATGACAACTGAGAAGACGAATGCGGAATTGATTCCCATTCCAGTAGAGACAGCGATTGGCATATTCGCAATCAAAGCCATCATTAACGTTCCGAAGATCGTAACTAAGGCAGTGGCAGTAAAGACTGCACCTTTATCCATACCAGCTTGAGACAACATTTCAGGTTGTACAAAAAGGATGTACGACATTGAAATAAAGGTCGTGAAACCGGCGGTGATTTCCTTGCGAAGGGTTGTACCGTTTTGTGTTAATTGAAAGAACTGCATATTAACTCCTAACTTCTTATTAA includes these proteins:
- a CDS encoding NCS2 family permease, encoding MQFFQLTQNGTTLRKEITAGFTTFISMSYILFVQPEMLSQAGMDKGAVFTATALVTIFGTLMMALIANMPIAVSTGMGINSAFVFSVVIQQGYSWQEALSAMLLAGILYTIVVLTPARDWIINIFPSDLKAAISAGIGLLIATIGLTGSGLIVADPATFTTLGDLTAPLSLLTIAGILISFTLFYYRIPGAIFVGMLITALIGLFTGLIQQPTTLVSSVPSMAPTFGQAVTHLPDVMNWHILPIVITFFLVPFFDTTGTILGVQGAMKSDRGTNKSLFASSLGNLSSSIFGTSPATAFVESTAGVSAGGRTGLTSVVVAGLFGLSLFFSPLLTVITPHITASALIVVGVLMLGNLKEIDWSNFKIAASAFLIVLGMPLTHSISDGILLGGVIYLVLSLVDWTLSKVRSR